A region from the Thermoanaerobaculia bacterium genome encodes:
- the lpxA gene encoding acyl-ACP--UDP-N-acetylglucosamine O-acyltransferase: MIHSTAIVSPKAEIAGGVEIGPYAVIGEFVTLSPECRVGAHAVIEGPAFFGEGNRIFPHVALGLAPQDLKYRDEKTELRVGARNVFREYLTVHRGTVGGGGVTVIGDDNYLMAYIHIAHDCRVGSRTIFANYAALAGHVEIGDDAILEAFCAVQQFSRVGRHAFVGAMTRASQDVLPFVKTVGTDEVRTYGVNTIGLKRKGFSDERIERLKDIFRLLASPRLNTSQALGRIEQEFPDDPDASYVAGFVRSAKRGVHK; this comes from the coding sequence ATGATCCACTCGACCGCGATCGTCTCGCCGAAGGCCGAGATCGCCGGCGGGGTGGAGATCGGACCTTACGCCGTCATCGGCGAATTCGTGACGCTCTCGCCGGAATGCCGCGTCGGCGCGCACGCGGTGATCGAGGGACCGGCGTTCTTCGGGGAGGGGAACCGGATCTTCCCGCACGTCGCGCTCGGCCTCGCGCCGCAGGACCTGAAGTATCGCGACGAGAAGACGGAGCTCCGCGTGGGCGCGCGAAACGTCTTCCGGGAGTATTTGACCGTCCATCGCGGGACCGTGGGGGGCGGCGGCGTCACCGTGATCGGCGACGACAACTATTTGATGGCGTACATTCACATCGCGCACGACTGCCGGGTGGGATCGCGGACGATCTTCGCCAACTACGCCGCGCTCGCCGGCCACGTCGAGATCGGCGATGACGCGATCCTGGAGGCGTTCTGCGCGGTCCAGCAGTTCTCGCGCGTGGGGCGGCACGCGTTCGTCGGCGCGATGACGCGCGCGTCGCAGGACGTCCTCCCGTTCGTCAAGACCGTCGGGACCGACGAGGTCCGCACGTACGGCGTGAACACGATCGGCTTGAAGCGCAAGGGATTTTCCGACGAGCGGATCGAGCGCTTGAAGGACATCTTCCGGCTGCTCGCCTCGCCGAGGCTCAACACCTCGCAGGCTCTCGGGCGGATCGAGCAGGAGTTCCCCGACGACCCCGACGCGTCCTACGTCGCCGGGTTCGTCCGGTCGGCGAAACGGGGGGTGCACAAGTGA
- the fabZ gene encoding 3-hydroxyacyl-ACP dehydratase FabZ, with amino-acid sequence MELSIHEILRILPHRYPFVLVDRILEMEPGRRAVGLKNVSFNEEFFQGHFPGNPVMPGVLVVEAMAQTAGVCLLASVADREERVPYFTGIDACKFRRPVVPGDQLRLEVEIITTKLRLCKARGRALVDGHLCAEAIIFSSIVEKPRG; translated from the coding sequence ATGGAGCTGTCGATCCACGAGATCCTTCGGATCCTTCCGCACCGCTATCCTTTCGTTCTCGTCGATCGGATCCTGGAGATGGAGCCCGGCCGGCGGGCCGTGGGGCTGAAGAACGTCTCCTTCAACGAGGAGTTCTTCCAGGGGCATTTTCCCGGCAACCCGGTGATGCCCGGCGTGCTCGTCGTCGAGGCGATGGCGCAGACCGCCGGGGTCTGCCTCCTCGCCTCGGTCGCCGACCGCGAGGAGCGCGTGCCCTATTTCACCGGCATCGACGCGTGCAAGTTCCGGCGCCCCGTCGTGCCCGGCGACCAGCTGCGGCTCGAGGTCGAGATCATCACGACCAAGCTCCGGCTCTGCAAGGCCCGCGGCCGCGCGCTCGTCGACGGCCACCTGTGCGCGGAGGCGATCATCTTCTCCTCGATCGTCGAGAAACCGCGCGGATGA
- the lpxD gene encoding UDP-3-O-(3-hydroxymyristoyl)glucosamine N-acyltransferase: MKPFSLAEIAGVTGATLAGPGELVFRGFAPLAEAGPDEMSFVAGPRNAAAARASRAGALIVSSAEQAAGRPALIHPNPTAAFAAALEHVHPEAPVAPGRAATAVVSAEARVGAGASIGPGAVIDRGAVLGEGCLLEANAFVGEGARLGSGVRLGVGAVVAAGCRVGNRCRIAAGAVVGADGFGYVWDGSAHRRIPQIGIVVLEDDVDVGANACIDRAALTETRIGRGTKIDNLVQIGHNVVVGEHSIICGQTGIAGSAKIGSGVTLAGQVGVADRMVVGDGATVSAQAGVMREVQPGAVVSGMPAEPHADFLRREAAADRLPELFDRVRALEARSKEE; this comes from the coding sequence GTGAAGCCGTTCTCCCTCGCCGAGATCGCCGGGGTGACGGGCGCCACACTCGCCGGCCCCGGCGAACTCGTCTTCCGGGGGTTCGCGCCGCTCGCGGAGGCCGGACCCGACGAGATGAGCTTCGTCGCCGGCCCGCGCAACGCCGCCGCCGCCCGCGCGAGCCGCGCGGGGGCTCTGATCGTCTCGAGCGCGGAGCAGGCCGCCGGCCGCCCCGCGCTGATCCACCCGAACCCGACCGCCGCGTTTGCGGCGGCGCTCGAACACGTCCATCCCGAGGCGCCCGTCGCCCCCGGCCGGGCCGCGACCGCCGTGGTGTCCGCCGAAGCTCGGGTCGGCGCCGGTGCGTCGATCGGGCCGGGAGCCGTGATCGATCGGGGTGCGGTGCTCGGCGAGGGATGTCTCCTCGAGGCGAACGCCTTCGTCGGCGAGGGAGCCCGGCTCGGCTCCGGCGTCCGGCTCGGGGTCGGGGCGGTCGTCGCGGCGGGATGCCGCGTCGGTAATCGTTGCCGGATCGCCGCCGGCGCGGTCGTCGGGGCGGACGGTTTCGGCTATGTCTGGGACGGCTCCGCGCACCGGCGGATCCCGCAGATCGGGATCGTCGTGCTCGAAGACGACGTCGACGTCGGCGCCAACGCGTGCATCGACCGGGCGGCGCTGACGGAGACGCGGATCGGGCGGGGGACCAAGATCGACAATCTCGTGCAGATCGGCCACAACGTCGTGGTCGGCGAGCACTCGATCATCTGCGGACAGACGGGGATCGCGGGTTCGGCGAAGATCGGGAGCGGGGTGACGCTCGCCGGGCAGGTCGGCGTTGCGGACCGGATGGTCGTCGGCGACGGCGCGACGGTATCGGCGCAGGCCGGCGTCATGCGCGAGGTCCAGCCCGGCGCCGTCGTCTCGGGCATGCCCGCCGAGCCGCACGCCGACTTTCTCCGGCGCGAGGCGGCGGCCGACCGGCTGCCGGAGCTGTTCGACCGGGTGCGCGCGCTCGAAGCGCGTTCGAAGGAGGAGTGA
- a CDS encoding OmpH family outer membrane protein: MKFWAIVTMAGALALPAAAQTAPPKIAVIDVQKLVVESAAGKEAQGRVKKIIDAKQVDSEKLQKELQALQQRLTDQGPSMTDDKREQLNKEYQEKGISYKRFQDDAQREVQEAQQRELSELEKRVLPVINQVGKEKGYTLIFNKYAPGMLVYADESVDITEEVLRRFNTQVTAPPVKEPAKAPAGKPAAPPKTGAKTPPPPPGAH, translated from the coding sequence ATGAAGTTCTGGGCAATCGTGACGATGGCCGGCGCGCTGGCGTTGCCGGCCGCGGCGCAGACGGCGCCGCCGAAAATCGCCGTCATCGACGTGCAGAAGCTCGTCGTCGAATCGGCCGCGGGCAAGGAAGCGCAGGGCCGAGTCAAGAAGATCATCGACGCCAAGCAGGTGGACTCCGAGAAGCTCCAGAAGGAGCTGCAGGCCCTTCAGCAGCGGCTCACCGACCAGGGGCCGTCGATGACCGACGACAAGCGCGAGCAGCTCAACAAGGAGTACCAGGAGAAGGGGATCTCGTACAAGCGATTCCAGGACGACGCCCAGCGGGAGGTCCAGGAGGCGCAGCAGCGGGAGTTGAGCGAGCTCGAGAAGCGGGTCCTTCCCGTGATCAACCAGGTCGGGAAGGAAAAGGGATACACCCTGATCTTCAACAAGTACGCTCCCGGGATGCTCGTCTACGCCGACGAGTCGGTGGACATCACCGAGGAGGTGCTGCGCCGCTTCAACACGCAGGTGACGGCGCCTCCCGTGAAGGAGCCGGCCAAGGCTCCCGCCGGCAAGCCGGCCGCGCCGCCCAAGACGGGCGCGAAGACGCCGCCTCCGCCGCCGGGCGCCCACTGA
- the bamA gene encoding outer membrane protein assembly factor BamA: protein MKRLVQIAAAGVLSLCAAAASGQISPVPAPAAPPPPAPPGSAPAAPPSAALPGNAPKIVGLRMIGSTAVSPDTVLYYLGVHVGDPYDPAKIRKNFVNLWSSALFDDIRVDADRGPEGVTLFVTVTERPTITSVEYTGNKKLSVSQFRDKLTQEKASIKTGAPLSMKDVAAVSQAIRDAYQENGFRSVSVDWRVEGKTKTDQKLVFVIDEGEKIKISAIRFTGNHVFSAARIRLAMKKTKVNTVWRLLSDKTVYNQANFDEDIESIKHLYQDYGYKDVVVKEPQLEIYAKNPAQKNPKKIHKRVRITIPLVEGDKFYFGKIDVGLEEGDPKVFPKEELLREFRYCRPGAVLSRARMTEALSVIESKYKKKGYIYWYGEPQYQAVSKDRRVDIVVRMFEGDPFRLGRLEFTGNTGTRDKVLRRQVAIDEGQVLDMDAFKKSIVKISQLGYFKLGEDPSFVPDNAKKTVDVTVKGEETSRNELNFGAGYSGFDGFFGQFSFSTRNFLGRGEIISASVQLGRITKLYDVGYTVPWFRDKDQTVGGQIYSRQSTYLDIDDRRKGFSVFWGRALGIFDSYSLTYGLESIHSRYPVQPAPVPPGAPVPPLATSLVDGTTSYVSPGYRYDSTDDPIDPSTGRRFFVAVEYAGLGGSNYFVKPSLGGTAYIPFLHNRYFGVHAEAAYAIPIAGRDLPIFERFSLGGEQNIRGFPIGSIVPVDRAHHIFVDPQGRILGGDKYAVLNVEYVFARLGPVKLLSFFDAGNTWIEHQSFVISDIRSSVGLEMRLVLPIFQAPLRFIYSWNLHPIQPLDQFGFPISRLKEKRSGFDFSIGTTF, encoded by the coding sequence TTGAAGCGGCTCGTCCAGATCGCCGCGGCGGGTGTCCTGTCCCTGTGCGCGGCCGCGGCGAGCGGCCAGATCTCGCCCGTCCCCGCGCCGGCCGCGCCGCCTCCTCCCGCGCCCCCCGGTAGCGCGCCGGCCGCGCCGCCATCGGCGGCCCTCCCCGGTAACGCCCCGAAGATCGTCGGCTTGCGCATGATCGGCTCGACCGCCGTGTCGCCCGATACGGTCCTCTATTACCTGGGCGTGCACGTCGGAGATCCGTACGATCCCGCGAAGATCCGGAAGAACTTCGTGAACCTCTGGAGCTCGGCGCTCTTCGACGACATCCGCGTCGACGCCGACCGCGGACCGGAAGGCGTCACGTTGTTCGTGACGGTCACCGAGCGCCCGACGATCACGTCGGTCGAGTACACCGGCAACAAGAAGCTCTCCGTCTCGCAGTTCCGGGACAAGCTCACGCAGGAGAAGGCCTCCATCAAGACGGGCGCGCCGCTCTCGATGAAAGACGTCGCCGCGGTGTCGCAGGCGATCCGCGACGCGTATCAGGAGAACGGGTTCCGAAGCGTCTCCGTGGACTGGCGAGTCGAAGGGAAAACGAAGACCGACCAGAAGCTCGTCTTCGTCATCGACGAGGGGGAGAAGATCAAGATCTCGGCGATTCGGTTCACGGGGAACCACGTCTTCTCCGCCGCGCGCATCCGGCTCGCCATGAAGAAGACGAAGGTGAACACGGTCTGGCGCCTGCTCTCCGACAAGACCGTCTACAACCAGGCGAACTTCGACGAGGACATCGAGTCGATCAAGCACCTGTACCAGGATTACGGCTACAAGGACGTCGTCGTCAAGGAGCCGCAGCTCGAGATCTACGCCAAGAATCCGGCCCAGAAGAATCCGAAGAAGATCCACAAGCGCGTGCGGATCACGATTCCCCTCGTCGAGGGGGACAAATTCTATTTCGGGAAGATCGACGTGGGGCTCGAGGAGGGCGATCCGAAAGTCTTTCCGAAGGAGGAGCTCCTCCGGGAGTTCCGCTACTGCCGGCCGGGAGCGGTCCTCTCGCGGGCGCGGATGACCGAGGCCCTGTCGGTCATCGAGAGCAAGTACAAGAAGAAGGGGTACATCTACTGGTACGGCGAGCCTCAGTACCAGGCGGTGAGCAAGGACCGCCGGGTGGACATCGTCGTCCGCATGTTCGAAGGAGACCCGTTCCGTCTCGGCCGGCTCGAGTTCACCGGAAACACCGGGACCCGGGACAAGGTTCTCCGCCGCCAGGTCGCGATCGACGAGGGCCAGGTTCTCGACATGGACGCGTTCAAGAAGAGCATCGTGAAGATCTCGCAGCTCGGCTACTTCAAGCTCGGCGAGGACCCGTCCTTCGTTCCGGACAACGCGAAGAAAACCGTCGACGTCACGGTGAAGGGGGAGGAGACCTCGCGCAACGAGCTCAACTTCGGCGCCGGCTACTCCGGGTTCGACGGCTTCTTCGGCCAGTTCTCGTTCTCGACCCGGAACTTCCTCGGGCGGGGGGAGATCATCTCGGCGTCGGTCCAGCTCGGGCGGATCACGAAGCTCTACGACGTCGGCTACACGGTGCCGTGGTTCCGGGACAAGGACCAGACGGTCGGGGGGCAGATCTACAGCCGCCAATCCACCTACCTCGACATCGACGACCGGCGGAAGGGCTTCTCGGTCTTCTGGGGGCGCGCGCTGGGAATATTCGACTCGTACTCGCTGACGTACGGTCTCGAGAGCATCCATTCGCGGTACCCCGTCCAGCCGGCGCCGGTCCCGCCCGGAGCGCCGGTGCCTCCGCTCGCGACGTCGCTCGTCGACGGGACGACCTCCTACGTCAGCCCGGGTTACCGGTACGACTCGACGGACGACCCGATCGACCCCTCGACCGGACGGCGCTTCTTCGTCGCGGTCGAATATGCCGGCCTCGGAGGATCGAACTACTTCGTCAAGCCGAGCCTCGGGGGGACCGCGTACATTCCCTTCCTGCACAACCGGTATTTCGGCGTGCACGCGGAGGCCGCGTACGCGATCCCGATCGCGGGACGGGACCTTCCGATCTTCGAGCGGTTCTCGCTCGGAGGGGAGCAGAACATCCGCGGTTTCCCGATCGGGTCGATCGTTCCGGTCGACCGCGCGCACCACATCTTCGTCGACCCGCAGGGGCGAATTCTCGGGGGCGACAAGTACGCCGTCCTGAACGTGGAATACGTCTTCGCGCGGCTCGGTCCTGTGAAGCTCCTGTCGTTCTTCGACGCGGGGAACACGTGGATCGAGCATCAGTCCTTCGTCATCTCGGACATCCGGAGCTCCGTGGGGCTCGAGATGCGCCTGGTGCTCCCGATCTTCCAGGCCCCGCTCCGGTTCATCTATTCGTGGAATCTGCACCCGATCCAGCCGCTCGACCAGTTCGGGTTTCCGATCTCGCGCTTGAAGGAAAAGCGGAGCGGATTTGACTTCTCGATCGGCACGACGTTCTGA
- a CDS encoding ATP-dependent Clp protease ATP-binding subunit, which yields MFEKYNEKARRALFFARYEASKLGSKVIESEHILLGILREGEDIIKEIFSRFNVKPEEIRREIEGDRIFVERISSTAELPLSEESKKILAYASHEAESMVHPYVGTEHLLVGILRVDGSVAGRLLTARGFNLYGVREETISLIKEREASKQKKELPFLAEYSRDLTAAANAGTFDPLIGRDKEVERIIQILSRRTKNNPILLGEPGVGKTAIVEGLATRIVEGAVPLFLSTKKILALDLSLIVAGTKYRGQFEERLKGILKELRENNDIMIFIDEIHSLIGAGSAEGSLDAANILKPALSRGEISCIGATTMREYRKYIEKDRSLLRRFQAVTVAPPTETETFEILEGVKERYEQFHKVRYSSEAIRTAVYQSNRYITDRFFPDKALDLLDEAGAKVKLKRVADTQNLRKLETETKQIVKEMKKAISDKDFEKAVFLREREIELKEEIERAKAASADRPDSSQEVTRQDIEEIISSWTGIPVSSLQMEEAEKLLHMEDALKKRIVGQEQAVGAIAKAIRRSRLGVNNPNRPMGSFIFLGPSGVGKTEVARRLAEFLFENQKALVRFDMSEFMEKHAVSKLIGSPPGYVGHEEGGQLTEKIRRNPYSVILLDEIEKAHPDIANLLLQILEDGILTDAYGNVVDFKNTLIIMTSNIGTRHLVTQTRMGFGDSKEPRTHREIEDLVLKELRRDFSPEFINRIDDVIVFHPLSHEELQRVCRLLISDVNEALRYKNVTVEIDDEAIEWLLVRSGEDPHMGARPLRRAIQKYVEDRISESLIVDREEKISSFSVTVEGDELSVAARDKETVSQVD from the coding sequence ATGTTTGAAAAATACAACGAGAAGGCGAGGCGGGCCCTCTTCTTCGCCCGCTACGAAGCCTCCAAGCTCGGTTCGAAGGTAATCGAATCCGAGCACATCCTGCTCGGCATCCTGCGGGAAGGCGAGGACATCATCAAGGAGATCTTCTCCCGGTTCAACGTCAAGCCCGAGGAGATCCGCCGCGAAATCGAAGGGGACCGGATCTTCGTCGAGCGCATCTCGTCGACCGCCGAGCTCCCGCTCTCGGAGGAGTCCAAGAAAATCCTCGCCTACGCGAGCCACGAGGCGGAGTCGATGGTGCATCCTTACGTCGGAACCGAGCACCTCCTCGTCGGGATCCTGCGCGTCGACGGGTCGGTCGCCGGGCGCCTCCTCACGGCGCGGGGCTTCAACCTCTACGGCGTGCGCGAGGAGACGATCTCGCTCATCAAGGAGCGCGAGGCCTCGAAGCAGAAGAAGGAGCTCCCGTTCCTCGCCGAGTACAGCCGGGACCTGACGGCCGCGGCGAACGCGGGGACCTTCGACCCGCTCATCGGGCGCGACAAGGAAGTCGAGCGAATCATCCAGATCCTCTCCCGCCGGACCAAGAACAACCCGATCCTCCTCGGCGAGCCGGGCGTCGGCAAGACCGCGATCGTCGAGGGTCTCGCCACGCGCATCGTCGAGGGAGCGGTCCCGCTCTTCCTCTCGACGAAGAAGATCCTCGCGCTCGACCTGTCGCTCATCGTCGCCGGAACGAAGTACCGCGGGCAGTTCGAGGAGCGCCTGAAGGGCATCCTGAAGGAGCTCCGCGAGAACAACGACATCATGATCTTCATCGACGAGATCCACTCGCTGATCGGCGCGGGCTCGGCGGAGGGGTCGCTCGACGCCGCCAACATCCTGAAGCCCGCGCTTTCGCGCGGAGAGATCTCCTGCATCGGCGCGACGACGATGCGCGAGTACCGCAAGTACATCGAGAAGGACCGGTCGCTGCTGCGCCGCTTCCAGGCGGTCACGGTCGCGCCGCCGACCGAGACCGAGACGTTCGAGATCCTCGAGGGCGTCAAGGAGCGTTACGAGCAGTTCCACAAGGTCCGGTACTCGTCGGAGGCGATCCGGACGGCGGTGTACCAGTCCAATCGCTACATCACCGACCGCTTTTTCCCCGACAAGGCGCTCGACCTCCTCGACGAGGCGGGCGCGAAGGTGAAGCTGAAGAGGGTCGCCGACACCCAGAACCTGAGGAAGCTCGAGACGGAGACGAAGCAGATCGTCAAGGAGATGAAGAAGGCGATCTCCGACAAGGACTTCGAGAAGGCCGTGTTCCTCCGCGAACGCGAGATCGAGCTCAAGGAGGAGATCGAACGCGCGAAGGCCGCCTCGGCGGACCGGCCGGACTCCTCCCAGGAGGTCACCCGCCAGGACATCGAGGAGATCATCTCCTCCTGGACCGGCATTCCGGTCTCGTCGCTCCAGATGGAGGAGGCGGAGAAGCTCCTCCACATGGAGGACGCCCTGAAGAAGCGGATCGTCGGGCAGGAGCAGGCGGTCGGGGCGATCGCGAAGGCGATTCGCCGTTCGCGGCTCGGGGTGAACAACCCGAACCGGCCGATGGGCTCGTTCATCTTCCTCGGGCCGTCGGGAGTCGGCAAGACGGAGGTCGCGCGGCGGCTGGCCGAGTTCCTCTTCGAGAACCAGAAGGCGCTCGTCCGCTTCGACATGTCGGAATTCATGGAGAAGCACGCGGTCTCCAAGCTGATCGGCTCGCCTCCCGGGTACGTCGGTCACGAGGAAGGCGGACAGCTCACCGAGAAGATCCGGCGCAATCCGTACAGCGTCATCCTGCTCGACGAGATCGAGAAGGCGCATCCCGACATCGCGAACCTGCTGCTGCAGATCCTCGAGGACGGAATCCTGACGGACGCATACGGCAACGTCGTCGATTTCAAGAACACGCTGATCATCATGACCTCCAACATCGGGACGCGGCACCTCGTCACACAGACGCGGATGGGCTTCGGCGACTCGAAAGAGCCGCGCACCCACCGCGAGATCGAGGACCTCGTGTTGAAGGAGCTGCGGCGCGACTTCTCGCCCGAGTTCATCAACCGCATCGACGACGTGATCGTCTTCCACCCGCTCTCCCACGAGGAGCTCCAGCGCGTGTGCCGGCTGCTCATTTCCGACGTCAACGAGGCGCTTCGGTACAAGAACGTGACGGTGGAGATCGACGACGAGGCGATCGAATGGCTCCTCGTTCGCTCCGGGGAAGATCCCCACATGGGCGCGCGTCCCCTGCGGCGGGCGATCCAGAAGTACGTCGAGGACCGAATCTCCGAGTCGCTGATCGTGGATCGTGAGGAGAAGATCAGCAGCTTCTCCGTCACCGTGGAGGGTGACGAGCTCTCGGTCGCCGCGCGCGACAAAGAGACCGTGAGCCAGGTAGACTGA